In Humulus lupulus chromosome 6, drHumLupu1.1, whole genome shotgun sequence, a single genomic region encodes these proteins:
- the LOC133783089 gene encoding uncharacterized protein LOC133783089 produces MERLSYDNVFEILLTLLRRGLNYGDDEEKELVRCMCVSKLWYRVISDILRLVLWSNSPITGLYYIRSTTLKPNSIPFALHTASRSNHTTHYATTADRFLYDSRPITDFFFIDCCNGLLLIFDIIYDTYFVCNPYTRRRIDIPKPHHHHHHHHHCPFAKNILCVALAYDPLESSFYKVVIITATATATTTATCNYNNNDQHDSNDDFEFIDIFSSRTGEWNRTTLKLDPFFIRDSFSRYTVPRVYFHRVLYRISSSLKLSCVPIDNNKGTTTIDLPAITDDSNVGMGCLGVSMSRTTACLLYCRRERTTYRVWLCHVDDGNEWIPTYTISIEQLKTRCTIGLFISDDDILLMEPCAIGTNPCVMFFGIRGTIFSYNFKTNVLKLVHETPVVPDNSSCFSPVFTFRACLLPFQGLDKRNIISSTPSSHSHQAFSRLQMGWWKSRLWADENESATKSFLNYFVYSVF; encoded by the exons CGACGAGGAGAAAGAATTGGTGAGATGCATGTGCGTCTCCAAGCTATGGTACCGTGTGATCTCTGATATTCTACGTCTGGTATTGTGGTCGAACTCCCCAATTACGGGGCTCTATTATATCCGCAGTACAACCCTGAAACCTAATAGCATCCCTTTTGCTCTGCACACAGCCTCACGCTCAAACCATACCACTCACTACGCAACCACCGCTGACCGATTCCTTTACGACAGCCGCCCCATCACAGACTTTTTCTTCATTGATTGTTGCAACGGCTTGCTTCTCATATTTGACATCATATACGACACCTACTTCGTTTGCAACCCCTACACTAGGCGCCGCATAGACATACCCAAAcctcaccatcatcatcatcatcatcatcattgccCCTTTGCCAAAAACATCTTATGTGTGGCTCTCGCTTATGATCCTCTTGAATCTAGTTTTTACAAAGTTGTTATCAtcacagccacagccacagccacaaCCACAGCCACATGTAATTATAACAACAATGACCAGCATGACTCGAATGATGATTTTGAGTTTATTGACATATTCTCGTCCAGAACTGGTGAGTGGAATCGAACCACCCTGAAACTTGACCCCTTCTTCATCCGGGACTCATTCTCCAGATACACCGTACCTCGTGTTTATTTTCACCGAGTTTTGTACAGGATTTCAAGCTCTTTAAAACTTTCTTGCGTTCCTATTGATAATAATAAGGGCACCACCACCATCGATCTTCCTGCTATTACTGATGATTCGAATGTAGGCATGGGATGCCTTGGGGTGTCAATGAGTAGAACCACTGCTTGTCTCTTGTACTGCAGACGTGAACGAACAACGTATAGGGTTTGGTTGTGCCATGTCGACGATGGTAACGAATGGATTCCTACTTATACTATTTCAATTGAGCAGTTGAAAACTCGATGCACTATCGGCCTATTTATTAGTGATGACGATATATTATTGATGGAACCGTGTGCGATAGGCACAAATCCTTGTGTGATGTTCTTCGGCATTCGAGGCACAATTTTCAGCTATAACTTCAAAACCAATGTGCTCAAACTTGTGCACGAAACTCCAGTAGTGCCTGATAATTCCAGTTGCTTCTCCCCTGTTTTCACCTTCCGCGCCTGTCTCCTACCTTTTCAAGGCCTGGATAAGAGGAATATAATAAGCTCTACTCCATCATCACATTCACATCAGGCATTCTCTAGACT tcaaatggggtggtggaaatCTCGATTGTGGGCAGATGAAAATGAATCAGCTACCAAatcttttttaaattattttgtttattcGGTATTCTAA